One stretch of Bombina bombina isolate aBomBom1 chromosome 7, aBomBom1.pri, whole genome shotgun sequence DNA includes these proteins:
- the LOC128636700 gene encoding olfactory receptor 13F1-like — protein MRIEFYLKTFLISDKEQLVVIIGVLLMYLLTVFGNLIIAALVCLVPQLHTPMYVFLCSLSVEDIMYVSAILPKLLAMMITGDTSISFSDCITQSFLYAFCINTEFFLLTSMAYDRYVAICIPLHYSLIMNKNMCSILITVSWFAGFLNSFVVSMMTSRLTYCNKQVINNFFCDVTILLKLSCSDTNFIKNIFIPIDGTILGLFPFMLIMVSYICIISTILKIRSSSRRMKTFSSCSSHLTIVVLFYGTSLGLNMKPKTENFLEIDKLLSMVYIGMVPMVNPLIYSLRNKEVLKAMKIILKKTK, from the coding sequence ATGAGGATAGAATTCTATCTAAAGACCTTTTTAATTTCTGATAAAGAACAACTTGTGGTTATCATTGGGGTTCTTCTTATGTATCTTCTCACCGTATTTGGAAACCTAATTATTGCCGCACTTGTATGTCTGGTGCCCCAACTTCACACACCGATGTATGTCTTCTTGTGCAGTCTATCAGTTGAGGACATAATGTATGTATCAGCCATTTTACCAAAGCTGTTGGCTATGATGATCACAGGTGATACCAGCATTTCTTTTTCAGACTGTATTACACAGTCATTCTTATATGCATTCTGCATTAATACAGAATTTTTCCTATTGACCTCTATGGCTTATGACCGCTATGTAGCCATTTGTATACCCTTGCACTATTCTCTCATCATGAACAAAAATATGTGCTCCATATTAATAACTGTTTCGTGGTTTGCTGGCTTTCTGAATTCATTTGTTGTATCTATGATGACTTCTCGTTTGACATATTGTAATAAACAAGTAATTAACAATTTCTTCTGTGATGTAACAATATTACTGAAGCTCTCCTGTAGTGACACCAACTTTATAAAGAACATTTTTATACCAATAGATGGGACAATATTGGGTTTGTTTCCATTTATGCTTATAATGGTTTCCTACATCTGTATCATATCTACCATCCTGAAGATCCGATCTTCATCAAGAAGGATGAAGACCTTCTCCAGCTGCTCCTCCCATCTCACAATTGTTGTACTCTTTTATGGAACTTCTCTCGGCTTGAATATGAAACCAAAGACAGAAAATTTTCTGGAAATAGATAAACTGCTATCTATGGTTTACATTGGCATGGTTCCTATGGTCAACCCGCTAATTTATAGCTTGAGAAATAAAGAAGTTTTGAAGGCCATGAAAATCATtttgaagaaaacaaaataa